A single genomic interval of Mucilaginibacter robiniae harbors:
- a CDS encoding DUF892 family protein, with protein MENQPLPPSTHSTERPILSKTEINALFVSSLSDVYNMKTHLVRLIPELVKRASYQGLKQAILSTGLHLDAQLLRIDFIFKYLKYESNFRPKPLLGSLNVRDYLFSNVGELNTYQLDYIIINHLLTIEQLEIAQFKVLLTLAKGVYHKQIYSMIKLCLQDAIKEKRTFELLSKTYSL; from the coding sequence ATGGAAAATCAGCCACTCCCTCCAAGCACTCACTCTACTGAGCGCCCTATACTATCTAAAACAGAGATAAATGCACTATTTGTAAGTAGCTTATCAGACGTATATAACATGAAGACTCATTTAGTACGTCTTATTCCAGAACTGGTAAAAAGAGCATCTTATCAAGGTTTGAAGCAAGCTATTTTAAGCACAGGCTTACACTTAGATGCACAGTTGCTGCGAATAGATTTTATTTTTAAATACCTAAAATATGAAAGCAATTTCAGACCAAAGCCTTTGCTGGGTTCGCTCAACGTTAGGGATTATTTATTTAGCAATGTTGGTGAATTAAACACCTATCAATTAGATTACATAATAATTAACCATCTATTAACCATTGAGCAACTTGAAATAGCTCAATTTAAGGTTTTACTTACACTAGCTAAGGGCGTTTATCATAAACAAATTTATAGCATGATTAAATTGTGCTTGCAAGATGCCATTAAGGAAAAAAGAACTTTCGAATTACTAAGCAAAACGTATTCCTTATAA